The Actinomycetota bacterium genome has a window encoding:
- the polX gene encoding DNA polymerase/3'-5' exonuclease PolX: MTNEEVANILDEIADLLDIRGEMSFKVQAYHRAANSIRSLREDINVLYKEGNLREVPAVGKGIAEKIVELLETGSLPYYEDLREEIPPSLVELMRIPGLGPKKAKFLYDALSITTIDELLEAARAHRLRGLRGMSAKTEENIIKGIQQLRRARERILLFEAHPIAERFIKNLRRQPFVERADMAGSLRRMKETIGDIDLLAASYGSHKVMDYFCNMPEVAQVLAKGDTKSSIIARNGLQIDLRVVNPNQYGSALQYFTGSKEHNIHLREIARKRGLKINEYGIFEMEMDRRIGGEKEEEIYEVLGMSYIPPVLREDRGEIERGIEDSLPRLIQLEDVRGDLHVHSSWTDGLSKIGRIAEAAIELGYEYIAICDHAEQLKVAGGLSKKELRAQIEEIMRLNEELGGITILCGIELNIDNDGKVDYEDEFLKELDIVVASIHGGFRQPKEQLTKRTLSAIYNEHIDIIGHPTGRILGRREPYAIDLKTVFKAAAETNTILELNSFPDRLDLNDIQLREAKEEYGIKFAINTDAHSAGQLAYIEYGVATAQRGWLEPEDVINTYPLDKLREILK, translated from the coding sequence ATGACCAACGAGGAAGTGGCAAATATTTTAGACGAAATTGCAGATTTGCTTGATATTCGTGGGGAGATGAGCTTCAAGGTGCAGGCGTATCACCGCGCCGCCAACAGCATCCGTAGTCTCAGGGAAGATATCAACGTCCTTTATAAAGAGGGAAACTTAAGGGAAGTTCCGGCGGTGGGGAAGGGAATCGCCGAGAAAATAGTGGAGCTCTTGGAGACTGGAAGTCTCCCTTACTATGAAGATTTAAGAGAGGAAATCCCACCCAGCCTTGTAGAGCTGATGAGAATCCCCGGTCTTGGTCCCAAGAAAGCCAAATTCCTCTATGATGCCTTGAGCATCACCACCATCGACGAGCTTTTGGAAGCTGCACGAGCCCATCGTCTTCGGGGCTTGAGGGGGATGAGTGCCAAGACGGAGGAGAACATCATCAAGGGAATTCAACAGTTGAGAAGAGCTAGGGAACGCATCCTCCTCTTTGAAGCCCATCCCATCGCCGAACGGTTCATCAAGAACTTAAGGAGGCAACCCTTCGTTGAGAGAGCGGATATGGCCGGCTCTTTGAGACGAATGAAGGAAACCATCGGCGACATCGATCTCTTGGCTGCAAGCTACGGGTCCCATAAGGTAATGGATTATTTTTGCAACATGCCCGAGGTAGCTCAGGTTTTAGCGAAGGGCGACACCAAGAGTAGCATCATCGCCCGGAACGGTCTACAAATAGACTTGCGTGTGGTGAACCCCAACCAATATGGATCCGCCCTCCAATATTTCACTGGTTCTAAAGAGCACAATATACACTTGAGGGAAATCGCCCGAAAAAGGGGTCTAAAAATAAATGAATATGGGATTTTTGAGATGGAGATGGATAGAAGAATAGGTGGGGAGAAGGAGGAGGAAATTTACGAAGTATTGGGAATGTCTTATATCCCACCCGTTTTAAGGGAGGATAGGGGAGAGATAGAAAGGGGAATTGAGGATTCTCTCCCTAGGCTCATTCAACTTGAGGACGTAAGGGGTGACCTTCACGTCCACTCTTCATGGACCGATGGATTGAGCAAGATAGGAAGGATCGCCGAAGCCGCCATCGAATTGGGCTACGAATACATAGCCATCTGTGATCATGCTGAGCAACTCAAAGTAGCTGGGGGATTGAGCAAAAAAGAGCTAAGGGCTCAGATTGAGGAAATCATGAGGCTGAATGAGGAACTCGGTGGCATCACCATCCTGTGCGGGATTGAGTTGAATATAGACAATGATGGCAAGGTCGATTACGAGGATGAATTTTTAAAGGAGCTGGATATTGTGGTAGCCTCAATACATGGGGGTTTCCGCCAACCGAAGGAGCAGCTCACAAAGCGGACCTTATCCGCTATATACAATGAGCACATCGATATAATTGGTCATCCTACTGGCAGGATATTGGGCAGGCGCGAACCCTATGCTATCGATCTAAAAACCGTTTTTAAGGCGGCTGCGGAGACGAATACCATTCTGGAATTGAATTCGTTTCCCGATAGACTGGATCTCAATGATATTCAACTGAGGGAGGCGAAGGAGGAATACGGGATAAAATTCGCCATAAACACGGATGCCCACAGTGCGGGTCAA